One Streptomyces sp. SAI-135 DNA segment encodes these proteins:
- a CDS encoding amidohydrolase family protein — protein sequence MNAPVLIDAHHHLWDLAQRPQPWLDDPGVASIRRTFTPDDLRTSATHPIAGRRLHGTVVVQCIAEVAETEDLLALAEREPLIQAVVGWADLTDPAIGDVLDQLLAGPGGGHLRSLRHLVQGETDPNWLQRPDVERGLCTARDRGLRYDVLVRAHQLDQAIRLAEHLPDLPQVLNHAGKPDIARQDFANWERRTRQLAAHPHVVCKVSGLITEADHTHWTTADIRPVWDVLASAFGPQRLMFGSDWPVANLAGGWDRWATTVDELLTGWSESDIDALLAGTATAFYGLAPVPEDAEPSAPAPGLRRKDSAP from the coding sequence GTGAACGCACCCGTGCTCATCGACGCCCACCACCACCTCTGGGACCTCGCCCAACGCCCGCAACCCTGGCTCGACGACCCCGGCGTGGCATCGATCCGCCGCACCTTCACCCCCGATGACCTGCGCACCAGCGCCACCCACCCCATCGCGGGCCGGCGGCTGCACGGCACCGTGGTCGTCCAGTGCATCGCGGAGGTCGCCGAGACCGAGGACCTGCTCGCGCTGGCCGAGCGGGAGCCGCTGATCCAGGCCGTGGTCGGCTGGGCGGACCTCACGGACCCGGCGATCGGTGACGTGCTCGACCAACTGCTCGCCGGGCCTGGCGGCGGGCACCTGCGCTCGCTGCGCCACCTCGTCCAGGGCGAGACCGACCCGAACTGGCTGCAACGCCCCGACGTGGAACGCGGCTTGTGCACGGCCCGGGACCGCGGGCTGCGCTACGACGTGCTCGTGCGCGCCCACCAGCTCGACCAGGCGATCCGGCTCGCGGAACACCTCCCCGACCTGCCCCAGGTCCTCAACCACGCGGGCAAGCCGGACATCGCCCGGCAGGACTTCGCGAACTGGGAACGCCGGACGCGGCAACTGGCCGCGCACCCGCACGTGGTGTGCAAGGTCTCGGGACTGATCACCGAGGCCGACCACACCCACTGGACCACCGCCGACATCCGCCCCGTCTGGGACGTGCTGGCCTCCGCCTTCGGCCCCCAACGGCTGATGTTCGGCTCGGACTGGCCGGTCGCCAATCTGGCCGGGGGCTGGGACCGGTGGGCCACCACCGTGGACGAGTTGCTCACCGGCTGGAGCGAGAGCGACATCGACGCGCTCCTCGCCGGTACCGCGACCGCGTTCTACGGCCTTGCGCCCGTCCCCGAAGATGCCGAGCCCTCGGCACCCGCCCCCGGTCTGCGCCGAAAGGACTCTGCCCCGTGA